The nucleotide window GAAGTGGACCTGCTCGTGCACTCCGCCTCCCAGCTGCTCACCCTTGGCGGAGGACCCCAACGCGGTTCGCGCCTGGGGGATCTGGGGGTGATTGAACACGGCGCCGTGGCGGTCCGCCAAGGACTCATCACGGCAGTCGGGTCGACGAACGACCTCCGCCAGCGCTGCCGGGCCCGTCAGGAGATCGATGCCTCCGACAAGGTGGTACTTCCCGGCTTTGTGGACCCGCACACGCACCTGGTGTGGTCCGGAGATCGCGCCCTGGAATTCGAACAGCGCCTTCAGGGCAAG belongs to Anaerolineales bacterium and includes:
- a CDS encoding amidohydrolase family protein encodes the protein MTQHAHAGADLPSATNSEVDLLVHSASQLLTLGGGPQRGSRLGDLGVIEHGAVAVRQGLITAVGSTNDLRQRCRARQEIDASDKVVLPGFVDPHTHLVWSGDRALEFEQRLQGK